From Butyricimonas paravirosa, one genomic window encodes:
- a CDS encoding RagB/SusD family nutrient uptake outer membrane protein codes for MKYSTLLLVLFMLGFAGCSDFLEESSLDEIRPSSIDDLMQIMVGEVYPLSNTVRSFQDFLTDDVECFGAQGQELMESPIENLYFLFSWDNEMFNERAGAHERVNAWKVYYNKIMGANTVLEYLDEVIGEQASKDNLRGQALTMRGWYYFLLVNLFGLPYNYGDPTENMGVPLKLKMEITGSYYRRNSVAEVYEQIEKDLLDGINLLENNPIVMSEYKINALAAKSILSRVYLYMENWDGVLRYTNEVLAEKSELTALASADEAAFVWQGSNAFGVYNMTTSNEVIWLYSNMGETSTFYTAGSFNYRAPFGVSDDLMDLYEFENDTEKKNFKDLRPFLYFSTSAYFLQGLPVYYQLYGCKCGKQSLTIGTKGIRTAELYLNRAEAYTRKFIALGDDNDRKLALADLNNLRRHRYDTRNVAYEPKDYRNGSDLLEFCKEERRRELCFEDHRWFDLRRYGMPSFTHTYFINTDNKEVITLTEEDPRYVLPIPKLALDRNPLLIQNKR; via the coding sequence ATGAAATATAGCACGTTATTATTAGTTCTATTCATGTTGGGATTCGCAGGGTGTAGTGATTTCCTTGAAGAATCCAGCTTGGATGAGATACGTCCCTCGTCGATTGATGATCTGATGCAGATCATGGTAGGGGAAGTGTACCCGTTGAGTAATACGGTACGGTCGTTTCAAGATTTTTTGACTGACGACGTGGAATGTTTTGGTGCGCAGGGACAGGAGTTGATGGAATCCCCGATAGAAAATTTGTATTTTCTTTTCTCGTGGGATAACGAGATGTTCAATGAACGGGCCGGGGCACATGAGAGAGTTAACGCGTGGAAGGTATATTACAATAAAATCATGGGCGCTAACACCGTACTCGAATACTTGGATGAAGTAATCGGGGAGCAGGCGTCGAAAGATAACCTCCGGGGACAAGCCTTGACCATGCGAGGATGGTATTATTTCTTGTTGGTTAATTTATTTGGCTTGCCGTACAATTACGGTGATCCCACGGAAAATATGGGGGTACCCTTAAAATTGAAAATGGAAATAACGGGTAGTTATTATAGAAGAAATTCCGTGGCAGAGGTGTATGAACAAATCGAAAAGGATTTGTTGGATGGAATTAATCTGCTGGAAAATAACCCGATAGTCATGTCTGAATATAAAATTAACGCGTTAGCCGCAAAATCCATTTTATCACGTGTTTATCTTTACATGGAGAACTGGGATGGAGTTTTGAGATATACCAATGAAGTATTAGCCGAGAAATCTGAGTTAACGGCTCTTGCGAGTGCCGATGAGGCTGCTTTTGTTTGGCAGGGATCGAATGCGTTTGGTGTGTATAACATGACAACGAGTAATGAGGTAATTTGGCTTTATAGTAATATGGGAGAGACAAGTACTTTCTATACTGCGGGGAGTTTTAATTACCGGGCGCCTTTCGGTGTTTCCGACGATCTGATGGATTTGTACGAGTTTGAAAACGATACGGAGAAAAAGAATTTCAAAGACTTGCGTCCGTTCTTGTATTTCTCGACTAGTGCTTACTTTTTGCAAGGCCTACCTGTTTATTATCAGCTTTATGGTTGTAAATGTGGGAAACAAAGTTTGACGATCGGCACCAAGGGGATTCGTACTGCAGAATTATATTTGAACCGCGCCGAGGCATACACGCGTAAATTTATAGCTTTGGGTGACGACAATGATCGTAAATTAGCTTTGGCCGATTTGAATAATTTACGGAGACATCGTTATGATACCCGGAATGTTGCTTACGAACCGAAAGATTATCGAAATGGGAGTGATTTGTTAGAATTTTGCAAGGAGGAACGCCGTCGGGAATTGTGTTTCGAGGATCATCGCTGGTTTGATTTGCGTCGCTATGGAATGCCGTCTTTCACGCATACTTATTTTATCAATACCGACAACAAGGAAGTGATCACTTTAACCGAAGAAGATCCTCGTTACGTGTTACCGATTCCTAAATTGGCATTAGATCGTAACCCCTTGTTGATCCAAAATAAGCGTTAA